Below is a genomic region from Leishmania mexicana MHOM/GT/2001/U1103 complete genome, chromosome 20.
CCCCGGGCCCTCACACCATCTACTGGCCAGGGGAGCCGGAGTGCCACCTCGAGGGGATGCGTCGCGGGTGGCAACCGGCATGATGGGcacagcggcgaggcggcctgcgaagcgggtgggtgggctgcGGTTGAGAGAGAGTCCATGCCTGGATGACTAGGTCATCACATTGTTGTAGCACACGTGTGTCTTCGGCTGCTTGGCACCGCGCCATgggcctgtggcaggtcgggggggggggcggggtaGAGCGGAGCTCGACTTGTGTGCTATCGCAGAAGGAATAGATTGAAGAACAGAACGCCAGGGACGAGGTGCGACTCTGATCAACGAGGGCGGCATGCTCGTGTCGCTAGAGTGAGCGTGATGGAAGCGAGAACAAAGtacacgagcacacacacgaagaaaaagagaagcacTCTCGTCACTTGAATTCCCCAAGGAGTCGCTGTGCGCGGTAAGATTTTGTGGAAGGTGCGTGAGCCTCCTTGGCGTATCACTCACCGACACCATCACAAACGGAATAAAGTGTGTTGGGGTCCTGGTAGGGCATGCAGACTGAGAGCCTGCCTGCCACAAGGAAGGAGAGCGCGCAAGTACCAACTCGCACCACTGCCCCTCCCACCAAGCGTAGACAACTGCTTATGGGATAGAACAACAACATCTGCAACAAAACGTGAAGAATCGAGGCTGTTTAAATCACCTGTCGTTTCAACTTTTGAGCGCGTGGGCACGAGGGGGCGGACTTCTCTACTGCTCTAATCTGACTTATTCGGCTTAATGGTCATAATAGAGATACTGAGGTAGCGGGAGATTTGGTTGAACGCGGAGAGAATCATGTGGCCGTACTGCACGGCGGCGAACACGGACAGCACCGTCAGTGTCCAACCGAGAACTGTCTCCACCACATCGTGCGAAACGGAGGCATCCGCTATGTAGTGCAtcgccgatgccgctgccagAGCAACGAAGAAGAGAACCATGTGCCAATTCGCAGCTTTGTACGGCATGATGGTGAGCCGCGCCAGCGTCAGCCGCGTTACCGTAATGGACATGAGCAGGCCGTAACTGATCTCCATCGCAAATGGAAAACGCACCGTCAAGTTGGGGAATACCACAAACACATGCACCATAAGCGCCGTCATGGTCATGTTTGGAACTAACGCGAGCATGGGCGTCACCTTGGAGGCGTGCACCGTAGGCCGAAGTACCGCGTGTATTACGTTCACGAGCATTGTGAAAGGGCATGAGATCAGGAAAAAGATAAAGAGAACACTGCGGACAGACTCGATGTGAACGGTGCCGTTGCAGCCAGGAAAGAACTGGGACAGCGCTGGCGGGTATGCCACATCATACGGTCCGACAGCCGATGTGTCCCAGATAGACTCGCCATACACACCGGAGACGATGAAGAGCACGCAGTTGAGGATGATGCCCTCCGACGGGCCACTTACGTAGCTCAGGTCGAACGTCCCCGTGCTGAATTGTTCCCAGATAACGGTGAACAGGCTCGTGGATGAGATGGTCAACAGCCAGAAGCGCTCCACCGGTGCCATGTAGGTGGCAAGGCTTATGTTGAGCAGCACAAACGGAGTGAGAAAGGCGTCACAGCCGTGGTCGAATAGTTCGCCGAGCGGGCTACCGGTACCGGTGCGGCGCGCCTGCTTGCCGTCAATGGCATCTAGGGTTTGGTAAGCGAAGAGCGCGAAGGCAGCGTAGTATAAGGACCAGCTGGGGTACACGCCCCCCTCAACGAAGTAGTAGTATAGCAGCAAGGCCGTTGAGGACATGCCGATGAGAAATCCGGTAAACGTGATGCAGTTTGGCGCGATGGTCATGGGAACAAGATTCACGACGAAGTTCCAGTACCGCTGCAGGACATACCGGCTGACTATGGATAAGTCCGTGCTGGAGTACTTGTACTTCCTCAAGTTGGACAAATACGCCGGCGGAATATACTCATTTTTGAGCGGGTTAAGGCTCTCATGCCGTGCCGTCGACTTAGGGGACATCTTCGCTCTCCTGCCTTTCCTTTTGCAAATGGGGATTGAGCGTACACACCTTGGTGACAAGtacggaggcggaggagagggatgcacgggggacgggggagggagcgacCTCACAAGAAAAACGACGAAGTGGAAGAGCGTATGCGACCCccaaaaaagggggagaaaggAGAGTGGTATGtttatgtgtatgtgtgtgtgtagggaaggggaggaaggggtcTTAGGTTGCtagtggggggggggtgaagtGCGTGGAAGTGGGGGTACTCATCCACTAGCACTGAGCCCAGCGTAAGGACAGAAGGCAATGGGGTGGCCTGCGTCACAGAAAGGCAAATGAACAGAGAATGAGAGAAAGAGACAGGCAGGGAGTCACACaggcggggagagagaagggagagggggagccCAAAGCGATGcgacaaaaacaaaaactTTGAAAGAAACGCGAACAAAAAATGAGAGGCAGCGAGACAGATAAGGCGAACCTCCCAAAAAGCATTttatgtgtgtatgtgggtgtgtgtgtctggtcGGGGGGGGGAACGGCGCACACGTTCGTGAGCGCACCTGCACCCTAACGAACGCGATCTTTACAGCTACAGAATCTCTCAAATAGATGTAAGTACTACTCAAAATCACGTGGGGCCTTTGACAAAGTTTGAACGGAAGCTCAACGCCTTCGCTTCTACCGGGCAATGCTGTGTTTACCACACGGCTACCTTAGCTAGTCACACGACCCTCGTTGCCACGGTGGTTCTAGTACCCGCGCAGTGCCACAGATAAGTAATGTGCTATGTGCTTTCTCACGTGATTGTGAACGCGCCTGCTGCGACAACGCGTGTTGCGCATACGCCTTCTGAAACGCAGTGATATCTGCACTGAGGCTGCTAGAGAGCGGATAGAGGCGATGGGCGTCGAGTGCCTTAGAGATCCGTTAGGGTTTTTTTTGCTGCCACGCAAAAAAAGGCGGAGCGCGAACATGAGCGATAACAAGAGGATCGAAGAGCCAGCAGAGCAAACGTGACAGAAGACGGTAACATACGAGTTTGAAAGAGCACCATTGGCAGAGGAAGCATGCGGCAAAGCAATCCCGATGTTGGGATGCTGACGTGGTTGAGAAGCCtcaccagcgcacgcactgATCGTGTGTCGCCAACCCATTCCATCTATTGCACATCCTTCTGGAAAGTGACGATGAACATGAGAACTCGCACAACGTTGCAGTCGCGACGTTCTCGTTCACCGTCAAACTTGATATGGCAAATGGCCTTCCGTGTGGGAGGCTATTATAACCGGAGCACCATTACGTTTGCTCCatcttgtgtgtgtgtgtgccctcgTCAACTACGTTTTCCTTTCTGCGTGCGACTAACAACATAGAACCTTTAGAGACCAAAAAAGgcttcgctttttttttcgtacCGTACTCTCCTGTCACGAACCAGTCAGCAAAGCATACGCATGTATCCACACGACACCCACCACAGTGGCATCACGGATACATCCGCGTCTTCTGGAACAGGCCGTCCTGCCCTCGAATCGAGCCATGCGTCTGGCGGGCTCTTATCGTCACCTCCTCGTCCCGTTCGTCCGGGACCTGCGGCGCACCCGGCGCCAGCCAAACACCCGGGTGGAGTGCAGGCCCTGATCCAAGCGGGACGCGCCCagggtcctgctcgagggcagGGGCGGTGACGTTTGTCGTGCGGGGAACAGCGGAATCCTGGTCCACGGACATGCCGGATGACCTCAGGGAGGTCGTCGGCCAGCCTCAGGTCAGGGTCCCCTGAGACTCTGCAACCAACCTGCATGCcatgcctctccctctcagTCGCTTTCAGCCGCGGCATTCCATAGCATGGAGACTCTCCACACGGGAGCCCTGGAGGATTCGGTGGTGCGGATCCGGGGCTCTCTCGCCATGCttccggcatctgcgcctcaCCAGCTCACACCCGGTCGGGCGTAGAAGGTCCCGCACGTTTCTGGGCACGTGCGGTTATCTTGATCGGTGTATAGGTCTGCGCGCCTGGTTTGTGCATCACACGGAGCTCTCCCGAAGCCTGCATGCTTTGTACGTGATACACCATGTCAGCTGTGCTTGACAGCACGGGTGCACGGCGCTCGCACTTTTTGCGCTCTGACAGTTGCTGCAGAACGGCGTTGTTGTCTAGCGAGGAGGAATAGGTTCTTGCTGCCTTCATCTGCCACTGCGGTCGATTTCATGGAGTGGCGTGCCTGCATGTGCCCCGATAGGCGAAATTTAACCATGAGTCTGGGGAGCGGCGGCACTTCGTGTTACCCTAGATCTTCTCTTCTTGTGAACGAACAGGTGCTTCGAGAGTTGTTCCATCGTGGACACGATTGTTCGTGGGCTGGCACGAACGCCACATCATGACCGCCAGTCTCATCGACACGGTGCTTGACCAGACTTGTCCGTCTACACCAAGAATCTGGTGCCGTACCCGAGGGCAGGTTGGAGAGTCTTGGCATTCCCACAGCGAGTGCGCATTAAAGTCTGCCGCCACGCTGaggtgcccctccccccccg
It encodes:
- a CDS encoding putative aminoalcoholphosphotransferase — protein: MSPKSTARHESLNPLKNEYIPPAYLSNLRKYKYSSTDLSIVSRYVLQRYWNFVVNLVPMTIAPNCITFTGFLIGMSSTALLLYYYFVEGGVYPSWSLYYAAFALFAYQTLDAIDGKQARRTGTGSPLGELFDHGCDAFLTPFVLLNISLATYMAPVERFWLLTISSTSLFTVIWEQFSTGTFDLSYVSGPSEGIILNCVLFIVSGVYGESIWDTSAVGPYDVAYPPALSQFFPGCNGTVHIESVRSVLFIFFLISCPFTMLVNVIHAVLRPTVHASKVTPMLALVPNMTMTALMVHVFVVFPNLTVRFPFAMEISYGLLMSITVTRLTLARLTIMPYKAANWHMVLFFVALAAASAMHYIADASVSHDVVETVLGWTLTVLSVFAAVQYGHMILSAFNQISRYLSISIMTIKPNKSD